The Microbacterium trichothecenolyticum sequence CCCGTCAGATCGGCGAACGGCGTATCCGCCTCGTCGAGATCACCACGTCGCAGCCCTCGCCGTACGCCCGCGATCTGCTCTTCGGCTACGTCGGCGCGTTCATGTACGAGGGCGACTCGCCGCTCGCGGAGCGTCGCGCCGCCGCTCTCTCGGTCGACCCGGCCCTGCTGAGCGAGCTGCTCGGCAAGGTCGAGATGCGCGAACTCCTCGACCCCGAGGTGATCGCACAGTTCGAGCGCGAAGCGCAGCGCCTCGACCCCGACCGTCGCGCCCGGGGCATCGAGGGCGTAGCCGACCTGCTCCGCGTCCTCGGCCCGCTCGACGCGAACGAGGTCGCGGCCCGCCTCGACGCCGAGGCCGACGACGCCCTCGCCGAGGCCGAGCGACATCTCGCCACCCTCGTCGACGACCGTCGCGCGATCCGCGTCACGATCGGCGGCGTCTCGCGGGTCGCCGGCATCGAAGACGCAGGGCGCCTTCGCGATGCGCTCGGCGCCGCCCTGCCCGTCGGCATCCCGAACGCCTTCCTCGAACCCCTGGCCGATCCGCTCGGCGACCTCGTCGCCCGGTACGCCCGCACCCACGCGCCGTTCACGACCGACGCGGTCGCCGACCGGCTCGGCGTCGGAGTCGCCGTCGCGCGGCTGACCCTGCAGCGCCTCGAGTCGCAGGGACGCCTGGCCAGCGGCTTCTTCCTGCCCGAAGCCTCGGGCCGATCGCGCGGCGACGACACGGAGTGGTGCGACGTCGAGGTGCTCCGGCGCCTGCGCATGCGCTCGCTCGCCGCCATCCGTGGGAGCGTCGAACCGGTGCCCCCGGCGGCCTACGCGCGGTTCCTGCCGGTCTGGCAGCACCTCGGCCGCCCGCTCGAGGGCATCGACGGGGTCCTCGCCGTGGTCGAGCAGCTCGCCGGCGTTCCCATCCCGGCGAGTGCGTGGGAGTCGCTCATCCTGCCCTCGCGGGTGTCCGACTACTCTCCGGCACTGCTCGACGAGCTCACCGCGACCGGTGAGGTGGTCTGGTCGGGCCACGGCACCCTGCCGGGCCGTGACGGCTGGATCGCCCTGCACCCGGCCGAAGCCGCGCCCTTCACCCTGCAAGACCCCGACGATCCCGACGACCCTGCACCGGATTCGCTCGAGGCGCGCCTCCTCGACGCCCTCGAAGGCGGTGGGGCGTACTTCGCGGCGCAGCTGAAGCAGCTCGCCGGCGCCGAGAACGAGCAGTCCGTGAACGATGCCCTCTGGGCGCTCACCTGGGCCGGACGGGTGACCAACGACACCTTCGCTCCCGTGCGCACGCTGCTCAGCGGGGGCGGGCAGTCCCACCGCGTGGCGCGGCGGGCCCCGCGGGCCAGGATGTACCGGGGCGCCGTCGTTCCCCGCGCCTCGTCGGCACCTCGCCCTCCGTCGCTCGGCGGGCGGTGGTCGCTCCTGCCCCAGCGCGAGCCCGACGCGGCAGCCCGGGCGACCGCGACGGCCAGTCTGCTGCTCGACCGCTACGGCGTCGTCACGCGGGGAGCGGTGCAGTCCGAGGGGGTTCCCGGCGGATTCGCACAGGTGTACCGCATTCTGGCGGGGTTCGAAGAAGCGGGGCACTGCCGCCGCGGGTACGTGATCGAAAAACTCGGCGCCGCGCAGTTCGCGGCGTCGGCGACGGTCGACCGCCTGCGCGAGTTCGCCGCGGTCGCCGACCCGCCGCCACTGCGCACGGTCACCCTCGCCGCGACCGACCCGGCGAACCCCTACGGCGCGGCGCTCGGCTGGCCGGCGATCGAGGGGGTCACCCACCGCCCCGGGCGGAAGGCCGGTGGACTCGTGGTGCTCGTCGACGGAGAGCTGACGATGTACCTCGAGCGCGGCGGTCGCAGCGCTCTCGCCTTCACCGACGATGAGGCGCGGCTGCTGGGTGCCGCCCGCCACCTCGCCGAGACCGCAAAGCGCCGCCGTCTCGAGACCCTCACGGTGGAGCAGGTGAACGGCGAGTTCGTGTACGGCACCGCGGTCGGTCGGGCCCTGCGCGAGGCCGGGTTCGTCGAGTCGACCAAGGGCCTGACCCTGCGCAAGGTCACCGCCGGTGACACGCTGCGAGAGGCCGCGCGTGCCTGAGGGCGATACCGTCTACCGCGCCGCGGCGAAGCTCACGGCCGCCCTGACCGGAAAGGTCGTGACGCGGTTCGACGTCCGCGTGCCCGGCAGCGCGACCGCCGACCTGCGAGGTGAGACGGTGCACGAGGTCGCCGCACGCGGAAAGCATCTGCTGCACCGCATCGGTGGCTACACGTTGCACTCGCACCTGAAGATGGAGGGCCGCTGGGACATCTATCGTCCCGGTGAGCGATGGCGGCGTCCGGCGTTCAAGGCGCGGGCGATCGTGGGCGTGAGCGGGGCCGATGCCGTCGGATTCGACCTCGCCATGGTGGAGGTGCTGCGAACGGTCGACGAGCACACCGTCATCGGTCATCTGGGTCCCGATCTGCTGGCCGACGACTGGGACGAAGCCGAAGCCGTGCGCCGAGTCTCGGCCGACGAGCGCGCGGCCCACGTCGCCCTGCTCGATCAACGAAACGTCGCGGGTTTCGGCAACGTCTACGCGAACGAACTGCTGTTCGTGCGCGGCATCGCTCCGACGACCCCGGCGACCGACATCGACGCGCAGGCCACGATCGCGCTCGGCGAGCGCATGATCCGAGCCAACCTGCCGCGTCCCGAACGCACCTTCACCGGCGACACGCGCCCGGGTCGCCGCTTCTGGGTCTACGGCCGGGAGGGCGCCCCCTGCCGCCGTTGTGGCACACCGATCCGCGCCACCTCGCTCGGTGCCTCGGCGACCAGCGAGCGCAACGTCTACTGGTGCCCGACATGCCAGCCCGGGTGACACCGTCGACGAGCCGGCGCCGCGCTCGCCGCGCGAATCGCGCGTGGTGCTCCCTCGCGAAGACGACCCCTTCGCACCGACCTGTCAACCCGGCAGTGGCTCCCGGCTCGCCGTGGGAGAACGGAGGGACGAAACAACGCCGGGGAACGAGCCGCAGTTCCTTCGACGTCGAGCAAACCGATGGCGGCACGGGCGACGAAGAAGCATTCGAGGGAATGAAGCTCATTCCCGACCCGTTGTCATTTATGTCGGCCGACCCGATAGCCGTCCGGAGGGGATCGTGGGAAAGAACTACATCGACATCGAGAACGACCACGGCGAGACGCTGCGCTACCGCAAGCACGTCAATGGTCGTGGACTCGTCGCGCACGGCGCGAAAGTCCACCCGTCGGCGCTGGTCGAGAACGGCGCCTACATCGAACCCGGCGTGCAGATCGCCGCGGGGGTTCGTGTCGGACGCGGCGCGTGGATCGAATCCGACGCCGTCATCGGGCCCGAGGCGCACATCGAGCCGCACGCGCACATCTGCGCCGGCGCGGTGATCGGGGCGGGTGCCCACATCGGTGTTCGCACGCAGGTGGGTCACAACGCGCGCGTCGCGACCGGTTCCCTCATCGGCGACGACGAGATCATCAACGACGGCGAAGCCGTCGCGACGGATCGGCGGGGGCTGCGTCTGGCCGCCTGACGCGCTGACGATCCGGCATCCACGACCCGCACGACTCCTCGGAGCGTGCGGGTTCGCGCGTCGCGGGCGATGGTCCGCGCGGGTCAGGTGAGGATCGTCAGCACCAGGCCGATGAGCGGCAGGGTGCCCTGGATCGCGGCGGGCCGCACGTACTTCCGGCCCGAGGTGATCAGCACGAGGGCCGCTGCCAGCATGGAGGCCAGCGAGAAGCACAGCAGGGTGCGCCCGACCGGGTCGCCGATGCCGCCGACGATCCACACGACGACGCCCACGAGGGCACCGATCGCGAGGAACAGGTTGTAGAAGCCCTGGTTGTAGGCCATGGGCTTGGTCGCATCGGCGGTCCGCTGGTCGACGATGCCGAACACCCGCCAGGTCTTCGGCTGCGTCCATCGCACGCTCTCGAGCACGAAGATATAGACGTGCAGCAGGGCCGCGAGCCCCGCGAAGACGAGAGCCAGGATGCCGATCATGCTCCCACGGTACTCGCGCGGATAGCCTGGAACCATGGCGAACGGCAGCGGCTCCCGCGGACGCGGCTCCGGCGGCAGCGCGCGCAAGCGCCCCGCCGTGCGTCCCCACACGGCGAAACGCCCGGCGAAGCCGAACCCCCGCCCCGCCCCGTCGCCCGCCGAACCGCCTCGCACGTTCGTGCTGGGCGCGGTGCCGGGGACGACGCCCGGCAAGTGGATCGATCTGTGGCGCGAACGCATGCCCCACGTCGCGCTCGAGCTGCGCGAGATCGATGTGGCCACCCAGCGGGCGCATCTCGACGACGTCGACGCCGCGCTCGTGCGCCTGCCCGTTTCGGCAGCCGACGACCTGCATGTCATCGAGCTCTACGCGGAGCTGCCCGTGGTGGTCGTGTCGGCGGATTCGCATCTGTCGGCCGCCGATGAGCTCGACGCGTCCGACCTCGCCGGCGAGATCGTCATCGTCCCGCTCGACGACGTGCTGCACGCGCAGATCCCGGATGCCGTGACCCCGGCGTTCGCGCCTCCGGCCGACACCGCCGAGGCCATCGCGACGGTCGCCGCGGGCGTGGGCGTCGTGATCGCGCCGATGTCGCTGGCCCGCGCGCACGCCCGCAAGGACGTGGACTATCGCGTGCTGCGGGACGGACCCGTCTCCCCCGTCGCCCTGGCATGGCTGCGTGAGCGGACGACGCCCGACGTCGAGGCGTTCGTGGGCATCGTGCGCGGCCGCACCGCCCGCTCGTCGCGCTGACACCGCGGCCGACACGGTGCCGCACCGCGACGCGGATGAGGCGCCGCGCCCGGACGCGCGTTCCCACGCGCGGACGCCGCGCGCGATATGTTGCCAGCGACGCGCACCGAGGGGAGACGGAATGCAGCGGCGACGCAGGATGTACACGGCGACGGCGGTCATCGCCGTGACGGTCGTCTTCACGGGTACTCCCGCCGCCGAGGCTTGGGACGGGACGACCACGACCACGCCGGTATCCCTCATCGACGCCGCATCCCCCGCGGTGTCCGAGGGCACCACCCACGCCGAGAACCCCTCGGTGCCCGAGGGGGCCGTCTGGAGCGAGCACTACCTGCCGGCGACCGTGCCCACCCGCGACGGTGGCGCCGTCGAGCTCCATGCCGACGTGCTGCGTCCCGCCGGCCTGTCCGCCGATGCGCGCACACCCGTCATCCTCATCAGCGGCCCGTACCTCTCGCACGCCGGCGTCCAGAGCGACGAACACAAGGCCTACACGGGCCCGACGATGCGCCACCGCGCATTCATCGACGGCGCCGGACTCATGGCCGCGGGCTACACGGTCGTCTTCGCCGACCTGCGCGGGTTCGGCGGTAGTTCCGGGTGCTACGACCTCGCCGGCCCCGGCGAGCAGGCGGACGTGCGCACCTTCGTGGAGTGGGCGGCATCCGCGCCATGGTCGAACGGTCGGGTGGGAATGTACGGCAAGTCGTACGACGCGGCCACCGGACTCATGGGCATCGCCTCGCGCCCCGCGGGTCTCGCCGCCGTCGTCGCCCAGGAACCGGCGTGGAACCTCTACGACTACCTCTACGAAAACGGCATCCCCTCCGAGAACAACCGCGTGACCATCAACGCGTTCAACCGCATCGCCGCGCTCCCCGGCATCGACCACTCCGGCACGGTCGACGGCGTCGTCGTACCGCCCGACACCGAGCGCTACCGCGCGAACGCGGCGTACGAGCAGACGCATCCGGAGTGCGCCAGCGGCATCCTGGCCGACACCCTGTCCACGCAACGCACCTCCCCCTTCTGGAGCGCTCGCGACCTCGCGGCGCAGGCCCACGGTTCGACGGTGCCGCTGTTGCTGACGCAGGGCTGGACCGAGAACAACACCCGCCCCGACGGCATGGCGGAGTTCCTGGATGCCATCGACGCACCGGTCAGCGCGTGGGCGGGGCCGTGGAACCACGTCGCCGGCAACGACGTCGACGACCAGGGGAACCTCGAGATGGGCCGTGCCGACTGGTTCGGCGAGGTGCGCGCGTTCTTCGACGCCCATCTGCGCGACGCTTCCGCGCCCGCCCCCTCGTGGGCGTTGCAGGACAATCTCGGCCGCTGGCGTCTGCAGTCCACCTGGCCGGGGGCGACACGCGAGGTCACGGCGTCCCTCTCCCCCGGGACGTACATCGACACCGGGGCCGGTGCAAACGCTCTGCCGCCGGGCGATCAGGGCGACGGAACCCTCTTCGGCACGGCGCCGCGCGATGCGCAGAGCATCGGCGCGTCGCAGACGCTCTCGACGCCCGTCACGGAGGCGACGCGGCTCAGCGGCACCATCGAGGTCGCTCTGCGGGCGCGCGGGAGCGGGGTGACCCACGTACGCGTGTGGGACGTCGGGACCGACGGCGTGCCGACCCTCTTCGACGAGGCGGCGGCGCCCGTGTCCGCCACGGGCGAGACCTCTCTGCACCTGCGCGACGTCGACTGGACCCTGCAGACGGGCCACGCGGTGCTCGTCTCGGTCGGGACGACCGACTCGACCGCGTGGCGCCCGACGCCCAGCGGTCAGACGATCACGATCGACGGCGGCACCATCGCCCTGCCCGTGCAGAGCACGGCGGGCGATGTCGCGACCGAGGGGCAGCCCGCACCGTTCCTGACGACCTATCTCGCGAACGCGCGGTGGCCGGTGGCGATCGGGGCGATATCGCCGAGCTTCTCGCTCTCCGCCCCCGCCCCGACACCGGCGCCGACGACGGCCGCGCCCGCCCGCCTGGCGGAGTCGGGCGTCGACATCGAGCCGACCGTGGCGCTGTGGGCGCTGGGCGCCGTCGCCGCCGGCATCGCCGTCGGTACGCGACGACGACGGTGGGCGCGTCGCCGCTGAGCGGGTCGCGGAGCGCGGGCGGCTTCCCTCGAGCGGAGCGCCCATGCGGGCACGGTGGCGTTCGCAGTCGCGCGCGGACCCCGGCGCCCTCGCCGACGCATAGAATCCCTGGGTGACCGCACGCCTGCTCTACGTCTGCGCCCGGCCGCAGCGCACAGCGGCGGTGGCCGAGTGGGCGTCGTTCCGCGACGGCCTCGGGGTGGGCGATGCCGACCTCGTACACCACGACCTCGTGCGCGATCCCCTGCCCGACGACCTCGACCGGTACGGCGGCGTCGTCGTGGGCGGGAGCCCCTTCAACGTCACCGACCCCGACAAGACCGATGACCAGCGCCGGCTCGAGCGCGATCTCGAACGCCTCGCCGGGGCCGCCATCGACGGCCGGACGAACGCGATGTTCACGTGCTACGGCATCGGCGTGGTGACGCGACTCCTCGGCGGCGAGGTCACGCTCCTGCACCCCGAGGGCACGGGCCCCACCGACATCTCGCTGACGGTGGCGGGGCGCGACGACGAGCTCTTCGGCATCCTGAATCCCCGGTTCGAGGCGCTCACCGCGCACAAAGAGGGCACCGCGAGCGTGCCGCCCGGGGCGACGCTGCTCGCCGAGAACGACGCCTGCCCGGTGCAGGCCTATCGCGTCGGCGCCGGGCTGTGGGCGACGCAGTTCCACCCCGAGCCCACCGCCGACGCGTTCGTGGCCCGCATGGTCGTGTACCGCGACGCGGGGTACTTCGACGCCGATGCGTTCGACGAGGTGTCGGCGCACGTGCGCACCGTCTCGGTCGAGCAGCCGACGCTGCTGCTGCGCTCGTTCGCCGCGCGGGCCGTCGCCGCGTGAGGCTCTCGCACACGATGCCGGATGTCAAGCCCGCGCCCGTGACTAGCTAGCTTTTCTAGTGTTCTACCATGAACGCAGCAACTCCCCGCCGGGGTAGCGACCTCGCCCGCCAGATCGTCGTCCTCTCCGCAGTGTCGTTCATGCTCATCGCGGCCGTCATCGGAGCCGGCGCCTTCGGCAACTCCGCCGTGCAGAACCAGCAGGGCGGCGCACTCGACACCGACGGCTCGTATCTCGCCCCGGCCGGGCCCGCCTTCTCGATCTGGTCGGTGATCTACCTGGGCCTCATCGCCTACGCGATCTGGCAGGCCCTCCCCCGCCAGCGCGCGAATCCGCGGCAGCGCGCGCTCGGATGGCTGATCGCCCTCACGATGGTGCTGAACGGCTCCTGGCTCGTCGCCGCGCGCTTGGGCCCCCTGTTCTCGACCGTCGTGGTCATCGTGCTCCTGCTGGCGGCCCTCGGTTGGACATTCCGCATCGCCGTCCTCACCCGCGACCCGCGCGGCGGGGTCGTCGACGCCGTGCTGATCGACGGCGTCACGGGCCTGCACCTCGGCTGGGTCACCCTCGCCACCGTCGCGAACGTCGCGGCGTGGCTGACGACGATCGTCCCTCCGACGTGGGCGGACGCCGCGGGAGCCATCGGCGTCGCCGTCCTCGTCGTGGTGGGCGTGATCGGCCTGGCCATCGCGTGGCGCAGCTCGTGGCGCCTCGCGCCCGCGCTCGCTCTCGCGTGGGGCCTGAGCTGGCTCGCCGTCGAGCGGTTCACCGGTCAACCACTCAGCACCGCGATCGGCGTGGCGGCCATCATCGTCGCCGCGGTGATCCTGCTGCCCCCGCTGCTCGTGAGCGGGCTGCGGCTGCTGCGCCCCGCGGTCGACTGACGCCGACGCCCCGCATGTCCCGAGCGCGCCACCGGCGCGGACCGCGGCCGCGGAGTCAGAGAGCCGGACCCACGATCGCGCTGCCCCCCGCGGGCACCGTCACGGCACCCTCGGCGAGCGCCACGCCCTCGACCGTCGCCAGCAGCACGCGGGCATCGGACGCCACGGATGCCGAGGCCTCGGCGTCCGAGAGGTTCACGACGACCACGAGGTCACGCCGCCGCAGCTCGTAGACCCGGCCCCCCTCGGCCTCGCGAGCCGCAGCCGACAGGCCCTCGCGCGACGGGTCGGTCAGTTCGGGCCGCTCGCGGCGGAGCTTCGCCAGCTCGCGGTACAGCCCGAGCAGCTGAGCGTGGTCGCCCTCGCCCACCTCGTCCCAGTCGAGCTTCGAGTTCTCGAACGTCGAGGGGTCCTGCGGGTCGGGAACCGTGGACTCGTCCCACCCCATCTTCGCGAACTCCGCGATGCGGCCTTCGGCGGTGGCCTTGCCGAGCTCGGGCTCGGGGTGCGAGGTGAAGAACTGCCACGGGGTGGTCGCTCCCCACTCCTCGCCCATGAACAGCATCGGCGTGCCGGGAGCGGTGAGGGTCAGCACGGCAGCCGCCGCGAGACGGTCGTAATCGAGCGTCTGCGACAGGCGGTCGCCGGCGGCACGGTTGCCGATCTGGTCGTGGTCCTGCGCGAAGGTCACGAGACGCCAGGTGGGCACGGCATCCGGGATGGGCTTGCCGTGCTTCTCCTCACGGAACGACGAGTACGTGCCGTCGTGGAAGAAACCGCCCTCACTGACCTTGCGGAACGCGTCGAGGTCGGCGAAGTCCTCGTAATAGCCGATGGTCTCGCCGGTCAGGGCGACGTGCGCGGCGTGGTGCCAGTCGTCGGACCACTGCGCGGTCAGACCGTAGCCGCCCGCCTCGCGCGGGAGGATGAGCTTCGGGTCGTTCATGTCGGATTCGGCGATGGTCGTCAGCGGGATGCCGCGGTGCGCCGACAGGGCGTCGGTGCGCTCGGCGATCTCCTGGAGCAGGTGCGGCTCGCGGTGGTCGAGCAGCGCGTGCACGGCATCCAGACGGAGGCCGTCGACGTGGTAGTCGCTCATCCACATCAGCGCATTGTCGAGGATGTACGCGCGCACGGCGTCCTCGTCGAGGTTGACCGAGTCGCCCCACGTGTTGCGGCTGCCCTCGCGCAGGTACTCGCCGAACTCGGGGAGGTAGTTGCCCGAGGGGCCCAGATGGTTGTAGACGACGTCCTGGATGACGGCGAGGCCGGCCGCGTGCGCCGCGTCGACGAAGCGCTGGTAGGCCTCGGGCCCGCCGTAGGCCTCGTGCACGGTGTACCAGAGCACACCGTCGTAGCCCCAGTTCCACGTGCCGTTGAAGCCGTTGACGGGCAGCAGCTCGACGTGCGTCACGCCCAGGTCGACGAGGTGGTCGAGGCGGCCGATGGCGGCATCCAGGGTTCCCTCGGGGGTGAAGGTGCCGAGGTGCAGCTCGTAGATGAGGCCGCCCGCGAGCTGCTTGCCCGTCCAGGCGGTGTCGTTCCAGCTGTACACGCTCGGGTCGAACCAGGCCGACGCCTCGTGCACGCCACCGGGCTGCCGGCGCGAGCGCGGGTCGGGACGCAGGTCGTCGCCGTCGCCGAGCACGAAGCCGTACCGCTCACCGTCGGCGAGGTCGATGGCCGCGGTCCACCACCCGTCCGCCGCCGACTCCATCTCGACGTCTTCGGCGACCGTGTCGCCGCTGTCGTCGAGCCGGCGCAGCCGCACCCGCTCGGCTTTGGGGGCCCAGACCTCGATGCTCATGGTTCTTTCCTTCGCGTGGGGACGATCACAGACGACACGAGGCGGCATCCGCCTCGCAATCAGAAGATCAGCAGGGCCACCGGGTACACCGCCAGCAGATCGGCCAGCGGCACGGCACCGCCGGCGAACGAGCGACCGGTCAGCACGTCGACGACGGGGGTCTCGGGCAGCAGCACCACGGTGTCGCGCCATCCGCCTCCGGCCGCGAGGCTCACCGGCAGGCGGGTGGCCACCGCGAACACGCCGCCGCGGTCGAACGCGACGACGTGATCGGACGCCGCGCCCGCGGCCTCGAGCGGACGGTAGATCTCGAGCGGGTGATCGCGGCGCACCCGCAGCGCACGCGAGGTCACCAGCAGTTTCGCCGCTCCCGTGGCATCCACGGCCGGAGGCTGCGCGCCCGGCGCGTCGATGGCGGCGAGCAGGCGCGCCCGCTCGGCGAAGTCGACGGCGCGACGGTTGTCGGGGTCGACGAGCGACTGCTCCCACAGCTCCGAGCCCTGGTACACGTCGGGGACGCCCGCGCCGAGGATCTGCAGGAGCTTGGCCGACAGGCCGTTGGACCAGCCCGCGGGCGCGATCTCGTCGACGAAGGCGCGCACGCGCTCCGCGGCGGGCCCGGTGGCCGCGTCGACGACGGCATGCATGCGCTGCTCGAACGCCTCGTCCTGCTCCCACCAGCCGGTGACCTCGCTCGCCTCGCGCGCGGCCTTCTCGGCGTACGCGTGCAGGCGCTCGCGGTAGACCTTGAGGCCTTCCGGAGTGGATGCCGAGGCCGGCCACGCCCCCACGATCGCCTGCCACAGCAGCGCGTCGAACGGGCCGTGACCGGTCGAGGCGATCCCACGGAACTCCTCCAGGCGCGCCGCCCACCGGTCGGGGATCTCCGCCAGCACCGAGATGCGCGCGCGGGTGTCCTCGCCGCGCTTGGTGTCGTGCGTCGACAGCGTCGTCATGGCGGTCGGCCACGACGCGTGTCGGAGGGCCTGCGCGGTGTGGAAGCCGTCCACGTCGAGCGCGAACTGGCCGGGGTCGCCGCCCACCTCGGTGAGCGAGCCCAGGCGCGTGTAGCGGTAGAACGCCGTGTCCTCGACGCCCTTCGCCATGACGGGGCCGGTCGTCTGCTGGAAGCGCCACGCGATCTCGAGGTCGGTGTCGGCGAGCGCCGGCACGAGCTTCTCGATGACGTCGCCGAGCTCGGGGCGACGCACTTCGGCCTCGCCCGCAGCCGCATCGAGGTGCGCGCGACCGGCCGGCAGGTAGGAGCGATAGACGGGGAAGCACGCGAGGATCTCGGCGAGCGCGTCCTGCAGCGCCTCGGCCTCGAACTCCTCACGGAGCGTGGAGGGGAGGCCGCGGACGATGCGGCGGATCTCCGACACCTGGATGGAGTCGGCGATCCTGCGCTTGGTGTCGTGGATGAGCTCGTGCCACCCGGTCAGCGGTTCGAGGCCGCTGTCGACGCGCAGTCGCGCATCCAGGGCGTCCAGCGCCGCCTCGCCCGCGGGGTCGGTGAGTACGCGGTCGATCTCGGCGAGCGCGTCGTAGCCCGTCGTCCCGGCGGTCTTCCACCACGACGGCAGTGCTTCACCGTGCTCGAGGATCTTCTCCACCAGCACGTATCCGGCATCCTCTCCCCCCGCGCCCTCCAGGGCGACGGCGAGACGATCCAGGTATCCCCCGGGGTCGACGAGACCGTCGGGGTGATCGACGCGAAGACCGTCGGCGAGGCCCTCGCGCACCCAGCGCAAGATCTCGGCGTGCGTCGCCTCGAACACCTCGGGCAGCTCGACCCGCACGCCCGCCAGGGTCGTGACGGCGAAGAAGCGGCGGTAGTTGAGCTCG is a genomic window containing:
- the treY gene encoding malto-oligosyltrehalose synthase; protein product: MRHPLSTYRLQIRESFTLDDAAEVTGYLGDLGVSWAYLSPILEATPGSDHGYDVVDVTRVDPARGGAEGLERFATAARAEGLGILIDIVPNHMGVSEPRTNAWWWDVLRQGRASAHATAFDIDWEFGGGKVRVPVLGDHLDAVVDEISYDPTPAGDAPDGLIRYYDHVFPVAPGTGRSDADIRALLDAQNFELRFWQDEAAELNYRRFFAVTTLAGVRVELPEVFEATHAEILRWVREGLADGLRVDHPDGLVDPGGYLDRLAVALEGAGGEDAGYVLVEKILEHGEALPSWWKTAGTTGYDALAEIDRVLTDPAGEAALDALDARLRVDSGLEPLTGWHELIHDTKRRIADSIQVSEIRRIVRGLPSTLREEFEAEALQDALAEILACFPVYRSYLPAGRAHLDAAAGEAEVRRPELGDVIEKLVPALADTDLEIAWRFQQTTGPVMAKGVEDTAFYRYTRLGSLTEVGGDPGQFALDVDGFHTAQALRHASWPTAMTTLSTHDTKRGEDTRARISVLAEIPDRWAARLEEFRGIASTGHGPFDALLWQAIVGAWPASASTPEGLKVYRERLHAYAEKAAREASEVTGWWEQDEAFEQRMHAVVDAATGPAAERVRAFVDEIAPAGWSNGLSAKLLQILGAGVPDVYQGSELWEQSLVDPDNRRAVDFAERARLLAAIDAPGAQPPAVDATGAAKLLVTSRALRVRRDHPLEIYRPLEAAGAASDHVVAFDRGGVFAVATRLPVSLAAGGGWRDTVVLLPETPVVDVLTGRSFAGGAVPLADLLAVYPVALLIF